From the genome of Arthrobacter sp. SLBN-122:
CCTGCCCATCCACTTCGACCTGCTGGGCATCCCGGGCAGCACCATTGAAGGTGCCACCGAGGTGCACAGCCACATCCACGCCCTTGGCCAGTGCCGGAAGCTGATCCGCGAACACGGCCTGAAGCCCGTCATCGCCGGCGACACCGCCGGATCGGCCCGCGAGGTGGCCGAGTGGAACGATCCCCGCAAGCTCTCCCTGGCTCCCCCGCTGGCCGCCCGGATCTATGGCCTCGACGTGCTGGCCTCGCGGGTTGAGGACGACCCCTCCAACACCACCCGCTTCGTGGTCCTGGCCCGCGAAACAGCGCTGCCGGCCAGGGATGAACTTCCCGGGCCGGCAGTCACCAGCTTCGTGTTCCGCGTCCGCAACGTGCCTTCGGCCCTCTACAAGGCGCTGGGCGGATTCGCCACGAACGGCGTGAACATGACCCGGCTGGAGAGCTACATGGTAGGCAACGAGTTCGCCGCCACCATGTTCATGGCCGACGTCGAAGGCCACCCCGAGGACCTGCCGCTGAAGCTGGCCCTCGAGGAACTGGACTTCTTCACCACCGAGGTGCGTATCCTCGGCGTGTACCCCGCGGCTGACTACCGGGCGGCAGCCACCGCCTGACGCGGCTGGGCGGGGGCCGCCTTGCTGAGCGGCTTGAGCAGCGGCCGGAAGAAGGCGCCGAGCTCGGCGGTTGCGGTCAACGGCAGGACGTTGGCCACATACTGGTCCGGGCGGACCACCACCACGGCACCGGCACGGTCGATGCCGCGCAGCTCGAAGATGTCCGCCGTGGGATCCGTTGCGTACACCTTTTCGTAGTCCGTGAGCTTGAACGGGCCCACCTGCGGCTTGAACGCGGCAGGCACGGCACCGATGTCGACGGCGGTGTGCGGCTGCTGGTAGATGACCTTCAGGTCGAACCACGCATCCGGGTCGGCGCCGGCAGGCGTGGCAGCCAGCGGAGATTCGGGTGCGTTAACAAACCACTCGGCAAGCTTGTCCGTGGCGGAGTCCGTGCCGGGCAGGGCCTGGTCCGCGAAGACGTAGATCCGCCAGCGGCCGTCCGCCGTGGCGTGGTGGCCCAGGTGGATGGGGTTGGTGTCACCAACGCGGACGGCGGGTGCGGACTTGAACCGCTTGCCCACGGGGAAGCCGGCGGCAAGGCCCTGGTGGTCCGCCGAACCGATAATCAGGGACGGCGCGTATTGGGTCATGAAGCCTGCCGGGAACTCGGCGGTCTGCACATAGAAGTCCTCGAGGTCGGAGGGGTGCTCGAACTCCTCCGGCTTCTTGGCCATCATGGTGGACCACTCCTTGTCGAAGTCGATCAGGTTCTTGGCCACCACCTGCCGCTCCTCCGAGTAGGTGGTGAGCAGGCTTTCCGGGCTCCGGCCTTCCAGCACGTGCCCCAGCTTCCACGCGATGTTGAACCCGTCCTGCATGGACACGTTCATGCCCTGCCCGGCCTTGGCGCTGTGGGTGTGGCAGGCGTCGCCGGTGATGAACACGCGCGGGGTGCGGGTGCCGCGCTCCGCCGGCAGGACGTCATCGAACCTGTCCGTAAGGCGATGGCCCACCTCGTACACGCTGTGCCATGCCACATTCCGTACATCCAGGGTGTAGGGGTGCAGGATGTCGTTGGCCTTGGTGATGATCTGCTCGATGCTGGTGTTGCGGACGTCGTGGTGGGTGGCAGGATCCACTTCGCCCAGGTCCACGTACATGCGGAACAGGTAGCCGCCTTCCCGCGGAATCAGCAGGATGCTGCCCTTTTCGGCCTGGATGGCGCATTTGGTGCGGATGTCGGGGAAGTCGGTGACGGCCAGGACGTCCATGACACCCCAGGCGTGGTTGGCCTGGTCCCCCGCCAGCGTGCAGCCGATGGCCGTACGCACCTTGCTCCGGGCGCCGTCGGCTCCCACCACGTACTTTGCACGGACCGTCCGTTCCTGGCCCTCGTTGGGTCCGGCGGTGTGAAGCAGCGTCACGGTGACCGGGTAGTCGCCCTCGGTGCCGACCGTGAGGCCCTGGAAGTCATAGCCGTAGTCGGGCGTGAGGCGGGTGGGTGAGTTGGCGGCAAACTCGGCAAAGTAGTCCAGCACCCGCGCCTGGTTGACGATCAGGTGCGGGAACTCGCTGATCCCGGTTTCGTCGTCCACGGCACGGGCGGCGCGGACGATGTTCGCGTGGTTTGCGGGGTCCGGCTTCCAGAACGCCATCTCCGTGATGCGGTAGGCCTCGGCGATGATCCGCTCCGCGAATCCGAAGGCCTGGAAGGTTTCGACGCTGCGCGCCTGGATCCCGTCAGCCTGGCCGATGGCGAGGCGGCCCGGACGGCGGTCAATGATCCGGGTGGAGACATTCGGGAACATGGACAGCTGGGCGGCGGCGAGCATTCCGGCGGGGCCGGTGCCGACGAT
Proteins encoded in this window:
- a CDS encoding prephenate dehydratase, with amino-acid sequence MASKIAYQGEPGANSNIACQQMFPDMESVPCASFEDAFELVTTGEADLAMIPIENSIAGRVADIHILLPQSNLQIVGEFFLPIHFDLLGIPGSTIEGATEVHSHIHALGQCRKLIREHGLKPVIAGDTAGSAREVAEWNDPRKLSLAPPLAARIYGLDVLASRVEDDPSNTTRFVVLARETALPARDELPGPAVTSFVFRVRNVPSALYKALGGFATNGVNMTRLESYMVGNEFAATMFMADVEGHPEDLPLKLALEELDFFTTEVRILGVYPAADYRAAATA
- a CDS encoding FAD-binding monooxygenase; the encoded protein is MQFHHHGYVSGDPRVQPAAGVGLNRHEELPEEVDVLIVGTGPAGMLAAAQLSMFPNVSTRIIDRRPGRLAIGQADGIQARSVETFQAFGFAERIIAEAYRITEMAFWKPDPANHANIVRAARAVDDETGISEFPHLIVNQARVLDYFAEFAANSPTRLTPDYGYDFQGLTVGTEGDYPVTVTLLHTAGPNEGQERTVRAKYVVGADGARSKVRTAIGCTLAGDQANHAWGVMDVLAVTDFPDIRTKCAIQAEKGSILLIPREGGYLFRMYVDLGEVDPATHHDVRNTSIEQIITKANDILHPYTLDVRNVAWHSVYEVGHRLTDRFDDVLPAERGTRTPRVFITGDACHTHSAKAGQGMNVSMQDGFNIAWKLGHVLEGRSPESLLTTYSEERQVVAKNLIDFDKEWSTMMAKKPEEFEHPSDLEDFYVQTAEFPAGFMTQYAPSLIIGSADHQGLAAGFPVGKRFKSAPAVRVGDTNPIHLGHHATADGRWRIYVFADQALPGTDSATDKLAEWFVNAPESPLAATPAGADPDAWFDLKVIYQQPHTAVDIGAVPAAFKPQVGPFKLTDYEKVYATDPTADIFELRGIDRAGAVVVVRPDQYVANVLPLTATAELGAFFRPLLKPLSKAAPAQPRQAVAAAR